A single region of the Microlunatus panaciterrae genome encodes:
- a CDS encoding synaptic vesicle VAT-1 family membrane protein, translated as MKAVVLTRTGGPEVLEVREWPTPAVGAGEVRIAVRAAGLNFADTMARVGLYPATPDKPCVLGYEVAGVVEALGADVTGFSVGQRVMAGTRFGGQAELATARARDVFPMPDALSFEQGAAFCVNYGTAYAALIIMGGLREDTRVLIHAAAGGVGIAATQIARNVGAEIFGTASAAKHAALRANGVHHPIDYHTQDFQAEVRRLTSGEGVDVVMDAMGPTSFRKDYRILRPGGRLIMFGLSEALNEDGRSLRAAIRGMLRIPTSTMPWWNAGRLLNQNRGVFGLNLLSWWRREGGMDRITSPLLADLASGRLSPVIAKSFPFARAADAHRYLAERRNIGKVVLTPV; from the coding sequence ATGAAGGCTGTGGTGCTGACCCGGACCGGCGGCCCTGAGGTGTTGGAAGTCCGCGAGTGGCCGACCCCGGCCGTGGGAGCCGGGGAGGTCCGGATCGCGGTCCGCGCCGCGGGACTCAACTTCGCCGACACCATGGCCCGCGTCGGCCTCTACCCGGCGACACCGGACAAGCCCTGCGTCCTGGGCTACGAGGTGGCCGGAGTGGTGGAGGCGCTCGGCGCCGATGTCACCGGGTTCTCGGTCGGCCAGCGGGTGATGGCGGGGACACGGTTCGGGGGGCAGGCCGAACTCGCCACGGCCCGGGCCAGGGACGTCTTCCCGATGCCGGACGCCCTCAGCTTCGAGCAGGGCGCCGCCTTCTGTGTGAACTACGGGACCGCCTATGCCGCGCTGATCATCATGGGCGGCTTACGCGAGGACACGCGCGTGCTGATCCATGCGGCTGCCGGCGGAGTGGGCATCGCCGCCACGCAGATCGCCCGCAACGTGGGCGCGGAGATCTTCGGTACCGCCTCCGCCGCCAAGCACGCCGCCCTCAGGGCCAACGGCGTACACCATCCCATCGACTATCACACCCAGGACTTCCAGGCCGAGGTGCGACGGCTGACCAGCGGTGAAGGTGTCGACGTGGTGATGGACGCCATGGGACCCACCTCGTTCCGCAAGGACTACCGGATCCTGCGACCCGGTGGGCGGTTGATCATGTTCGGGCTGTCTGAGGCACTGAACGAGGACGGGCGCAGCCTTCGAGCCGCGATTCGGGGCATGCTGCGGATTCCCACGTCCACCATGCCCTGGTGGAACGCAGGCCGGCTGCTGAACCAGAACCGAGGCGTGTTCGGGCTCAACCTGCTGAGCTGGTGGCGTCGTGAAGGCGGCATGGACCGGATCACCTCACCGCTGCTCGCGGATCTGGCCAGCGGGCGGCTGAGCCCAGTGATCGCGAAGTCCTTCCCCTTCGCGCGGGCCGCCGACGCC